A window of Vicia villosa cultivar HV-30 ecotype Madison, WI unplaced genomic scaffold, Vvil1.0 ctg.000122F_1_1, whole genome shotgun sequence genomic DNA:
CTTTTGATTGTCTGATTGGTctaaatgaattatttttatgaAGTGTGACATCACTTGACTCTACTATGATCTACTTCCAAACATCAAGTACTAAATATTATAGAATATTATTTTCCATTAATTTAATGGCAATATGCAACACATAGGTATTGTTTGTTTACATCTAAAAAGATGTTTAGTACTTAGTCATAGCTGTTATGCTTTAATCATGTGAAGATTTATTATCCTTTTAACCGATCAACCATTCTGATTTCCTGCGACATTTACATTTGTTGTTAGAGCCTTCTCAGGTAAATCTAGATAAGTTaattcaatttgaaaattgtggttCAAGCaatattgtaaaaaataaatacagTGATAAAAAGAAATTGGAATATAGTGAAAATTGAAGTATCATGATATAACTTCATATGGAGAATTGTGGTTCAAGCaatattgttaaaaataaatagtcttgatttatttaattaaataagggtatttttgtcAATGTAAACAATATTaccatttctctcttttcactctcttAAACCAAACAAGAGAAAAAGGAGGTTTGTacttctttcttttctatttCTCTTATCTTTCTCTTATACCAAACAATCTCATAAATCTATTCTATttcttatctctttctctcttttcactctcttTCTCACCTTATTCTCTCTTTTCAATGTCTTCCCTTTGCCAAACATAGTGTTAATGAAGCGTCATTATAATCCTAAGCCATGATCCCTAATGCACAAAATCCATTTCTAGTTTCTAGAAGAATGGGCCACATTGAGAAGCGGGAAACACATCAAATAATTCCCGCTACTAACCGTTTTTACTCTCTCTCAACAGTTCACAGACTCTCTCTCTACCACTTCACACTCCCACTTTTAGAGAGAGAAACCAAACACCGTAGATCTGACATGGCGACGCCGGAATCAAACCTCGATCCAAACCCCTTCCTCGAAGAACAACCATGGATCCTCCTAATCTTCCTTCAGACCGGTCAACCAGTCGACACAGACTTAGACTCTTTATATTCCCGTTGCAGTTTCTTCGATGCTTTCGCCGATTTCGTCCGTTACGTATCATCTCTCCCTCATTCTCGTAACGGTCTCCTTAATCCTTCCGATGAAGTTGCTTTTGCAATCGCTTGGTTTTTCTCGTTTCTGTCAAGAAAACGCAAATCGGTTTTAACACTCACTGAAGGTACTTTGTTTTTGATTGTTGAATTGTTTATTTAGCTATTTCGATTTTCGATTTTGTGCGTGTTTTGGAGGTTTGCTGATTAAGGATTTTGGGAAATACAGGGGGAGGAGATGCGCAACGATTTGCAATTGGCGACAAAGTTCCAGAAACTTTCCTCAAGGTAGTCAAATTTATTATCGCGTTGAGGTTAATATTCAGTGTGCCTCTAAACCCTAAGTAGAACCACACTGTTTTGGTATTAATTTGAACAATTATGAACTtgattttagctttttatttataatttaaagtgTTTAGGTATGTATCACAGATGCCACAAATGACATTTTATATGTAGTTTAAATAGTTTATGAAAAATTACATATCATTTTGAGAATGCAGGTTTCTTCATATGATAGTTGTGGTATGCTTTGTTCAAtgtatttatttctttattatcaTACATGAACTTATTATCATATTAGGGACTGAAGTTGAAAGAGCAATCTTAATAACCTGTCATCACAAGGAAGCATATAGGTTATATCCCACACATCACATACAATTGTTTATTATGCTATGATCTTTCTATGCTTTTTGCTGCAACTTTTGGTTGTCTTTTTTGGTctaaatgaattatttttatgaAGTGTGACATCACTTGACTCTACTATGATCTACTTCCAAACATGAAGTACTAAATATTATAGAATATAATTTTCCATTAATTTAATGGCAATATGCAACACATAGGTATTGTTTGTTTACATCTAAAAAGATGTTTAGTACTTAGTCATAGCTGTTATGCTTTAATCATGTGAAGATTTATTATCCTTTTAACCGATCAACCATTCGGTGGTATGCATATTGCATGTTCAGCGCACTTGCGTGCTTGCACAAAGAGGTAATCTGCCCCACTTTTCTGGTCCTTCCCCTGTGGTGCCAGTCAATAATCTTGGAGGACTCAAGTCTCAAACATCCAGTACAAAGTTGGCAGATCACAAGGAGCTTATCAGTCTTTTGCAGAATTTTATGCAATGTGCAACCAGTAGTTCAATGAAGTTATTAAGCAAAACACTAGAGCCATGTTTCACTGCCCCCATTGCAAACGTAAGGATTCTCATCTTTGTTATTTTACTCATGATGCCATTTAACTACTATATATTAAGGTCACTAAATTTCAATGAATCTTACGCCATTTTGTAATGAAAATACTATATTATGTGAAATAAATTAACCTCTTAACAATTTTTGTTTTATGTGTAATTTTGCAATGTGCAGGTTTTGAAAGGAGAAATTGATAACAACGAGCTTCGTTGGTATGCGTATTGCATGTTCAAGTCACTGGCTTGCTTGCACAAACAGGTAATCTTCCCTATTTGCAACTAATAGTGTTTGCATTAGTTGAATTGCAACTAATAGTGTTTGTATTAGTTGAAATGGAGACTATTGTAGTTTCAAAATGTTGCAGTGAACTTGTTAATAATATAGTGAAATGGTCATTGACATTTTCAATAAAGCCACATTAGTTTTACCTTGTACATTAGCACACTAGCTAAAAGTGCATGCTACTGCTATTAGTTTCAATGTAATGAAATTGTATCTACATTAATAAAATTGTACTATTTGCAACTAATAGTGTTTGTATTAGTTGAAATGGAGACTATTGTAGTTTCAAAATGTTGCAGTGAACTTGTTAATAATATAGTGAAATGGTCATTGACATTTTCAATAAAGCCACATTAGTTTTACCTTGTAAATTAGCACACTAGCTAAAAGTGCATGCTACTGCTATTAGTTTCAATGTAATGAAATTGTATCTAAATTAATAAAATCACTTTTTTAAGAAATTGCACTTTTTTAAGAAATTGAAAACTACAACTATtctattatacaaataaaatatgatttttcttAGTACAAATAGTAATATTAGTGTCTTGATTAAAagataaaaaggaaaaaacattCTCATGATACACCTACAAATAAAATAGACCTTTtaacaaaagaaataagaagcTATTATATTACATTCAAAtactgcaaaattaatttaatctaTACAAATATATAAATTACATTATTCTTTATACAATTCTATTTATCATTTATGAATATCTAAACAAATTAGATATTGAAAAGAGGAAAAATACTATATTTGTGTAATTTTATAATGAAAATACTGCAATGAGCAGGAATTGAAAAGaggaaaaataaatgattattatGTGAAACAAATTAACCtcttaaaatttttgttttttgtgtAATTTTTGGTATGGGTATTGCATGTTCAAGGTACTGTCTTGCTTGCACAAACAGGTAATCTTCCCTATTTGCAACTTTGCCTTATAGTATAAAGGTCTAATGTTTTGAGATATATTTCAGGATTTAATGCAGAAGAACAAATTTGGAAGTAAGCCTCAAAAACCCAATCCTATTTAGTTACGCAGTTGTAAATCTTTTTGTATATTAGTAGCAAGCAATAACCCCAAATAAATACATTTCTCTTGCATCTGTATCCCAACCTATTTAGTTATGCTGTAAATCTTTTTGTACATTAGTCCCAAGCAATAACCCCAAATAAATACATTACTCTTGCATCTGCTCAGGTAAATTTTGTGGTCCTTCCCCAGTGTACTTCCCTTTCAGAGGAAGAAAGGAGCTTATCAGTCTTGTGCAGAATGCTATGCAATGTGCAAACGGTAGTTCAATAAAGTTACGCAAAACAATAGAGCCACGTTTCACTAAGCCAATTGCAAAGGTAAGGATTCTATCTGTCATTTTACTCACTCATCGTCCAAAATGGCATATTTAATAATGGCATTAATGATGCAAGATTACAAACTGTGAATCGTCTTATGCAGGAATATTCTAGGAATCGCAACTCTCGTCACAACTATAATGATTACAGAGGATCTGAGGGAATTAATATTCGCACTGATTCAGTCAAGGAAGTGGTTGATAACTTGAGGGAGTCTCTCACAGAGATCTACGACCAAAACAATACGTACGCCTGCACAATCTTTAGCTGTGCAGGTGCGTTTGAATCACGATACTATCTTACAAGAGGTCATAGAATCGTAATATCGAGACAGGATCTGATCAACAAGTGTTTAAACACaacgaaaaaaaaaaaagggttaaaGATAAGTCCTGCACTATATCATATGAAACACAAGGGTGTAATATCAGAAAGAGACCTACCCTTCAATAGTGAGAATCACCGGGAAGGTGAAGAAGATGCACATTTTACAGCTGTAAGGCATCGACGAAGGGAACCATCACCGCAAAGAAATTTGCCGAAAAAGGTCATTTCGAGAGTAAGAAGATTCTATGAAGTGCTAGGTGGTATTGGAGCGGTTGAGGATTTACTGGAAGAAAAAGGTCCGGTCATCAGTGGATTTGTGATCAACGAGGAGATTAATACACTTCAAGCGGTAAAACATTTATATTTGTTATGTACTTTGAAATCCTTCCAAAATAAAAACTGTTTTACTGATATGAAAATAACAAATTATTTTGTAGGGGGAGGTTTATGTACCTGGATCAATTGGTGTAGGCCATGCTGTTCTTATTGTGGGTTATGGTGAAGACAGAATAGGAAATGAGTCTATCAGATATTGGATAATACAAAATAGTTGGTCCAAAAGCTGGGGGGATAACGGATTTGGAAAAATTGCCCAAATAGATAGGGATGGGAACGAATCAATGTTGGAATTTTGGTTCATTGAAACCGTAGACAAGGTTGGAGACAAGAAGGTCAAAGTCAAGAATGTCAAAGACAAGAAGGTCAAAGTCAAGAAGTACAAACACAAGTAGGTTAAAGACAAGGATACACAAGTTAAACAAGATTCTTAAAAACATTTGTTTCTGTTTGGTAAAATGTAGCTTTCCCTATTCTTTCTTTTGCAGATATACCTGAAGTCTGAAACCTGAACATGAGTAATATCTGTGTAACTGAGTGATCTGTTTACACTGAGAACCTGAGTAGATATGATTCTTAAAACTTTGTTTCTGTTTGGTACAACAACTTTTACTGTTTTTTTTGCCGAGTAGATCTGTATACATGAGTAAGATCTGACAAGAAATACCAAATATCCAGATCCAGATAACATgataataagaataaaataaaagaacaatCATTAAAAGTAATATTCAGATCCAGGCGGTGTAAGATGatataagaataaataaaatttaaacgaTCACCCAGTATTTCTTCACTATGGTAGAACAacttttactgtttttttttgcCGAGTAGATCTGTATACATGAGTAGGATCTGACAAGAAATACCAAATATTCAGATCCAGATAACATgataataagaataaaataaaagaacaatCATTAAAAGTAATATTCAGATCCAGGCGGTGTAAGATGatataagaataaaaaaaaattaaacgatCACCCGGTATTTATTCACTATGGAACCCCAGGCATGACTTCAAACCCTCAGATCCAGATAACATgataataagaataaaataaaagaacaatCATTAAAAGTAATATTCAGATCCAGGCGGTGTAAGATGatataagaataaaaaaaacttaaacgaTCACCCGGTATTTCTTCACTATGGAACCCCAGGCATGACTTCAAACCCCACCCCTTCCTCGTTAAGATACACTAACGATTCATACAGATCTGGACTTCAACATCCCTCCTCCAACGGATTCAAGGTGTGACCTGCAAAATCTACAAAATATTTTAGCATCGAAAACTTTAACAAGCTCAAAAAAGGCACATCAAACCGAAAACGCAAGACCAGAATACCTTATTCAAGGTTTGAAAAATGAGAAGTCTATGAATGGGGAGCCGATGCATATAATAGATAAAGAAAAAGGGTTTGAGAAAAATGGAGAGAACAACTTTTTCCGAGAGACAAGGACGTTTGAGGAATACTATGAGAGAGTGAGACACACTTTGAGGATCTTATGGTTCCAAGTCCTTAACTTCTAACGTTACACGTTACACTTATGGTTCCAAGTCCTTAACTTCTAACGTTAACTTCTAATGTTGTAGCCGCGGCGGTCCCTCTGCATACAACATATCCCACGCGTTTTCCTTCAAACCCTAATCCCTCTGTTGCTTTACCCGGCCCAATTCTAAAATTATTCAACCAAAGTCTCGGCCCAATTGTAAAATTATTCAACCAAAGTCTCATTCAAATGGTTTCTTCTAACGTGAATTTTggacaattttttattaattaatacacaattaattatataaaaaataaatatattaataattattcaataaaaatttaaaataatagtgataaaaaataataaaattatttactattttattcatattttaatataaatttcgaattacataattttttaaaataataaataaaaattacaaaaatgaaattattttaataattaattatgataaaaaatcatttacttagtttaaaaaaattgcaagaaattttgtcttaattttatttagtgaataaattatatatttaatgttatataattcaaattttacttataaaatataataaaaatattttttatttatataagttagtaaaataatttttaacttcaacattatttgaaaattttgtttataaaatgaatttttttaactatttgtttttaaaattagtttatgaaatatttttttatgtatcatagttaaataataaatactttattattattattattattatt
This region includes:
- the LOC131624444 gene encoding uncharacterized protein LOC131624444, coding for MIPNAQNPFLVSRRMGHIEKRETHQIIPATNRFYSLSTVHRLSLYHFTLPLLERETKHRRSDMATPESNLDPNPFLEEQPWILLIFLQTGQPVDTDLDSLYSRCSFFDAFADFVRYVSSLPHSRNGLLNPSDEVAFAIAWFFSFLSRKRKSVLTLTEGGGDAQRFAIGDKVPETFLKRTCVLAQRGNLPHFSGPSPVVPVNNLGGLKSQTSSTKLADHKELISLLQNFMQCATSSSMKLLSKTLEPCFTAPIANVLKGEIDNNELRWYAYCMFKSLACLHKQVIFPICN